The genomic window ATCCCTTCAAGTACACCTTCGAGAGGCCCCTCGGGGATTTCGACTACAAGGTCGGGCAGGCGGAGATGCCGAAGGGGCGCTGACCGCGAGGCGCCTCACGGCTTCTCCAGCAGCTCCCGCAGGGCGGGGCGGACGTAGACGTCGGTGAGATCGAAGGTCTTGAGGGCCTGCACGAGGGTCCGTACGCGCTCCTTCGCCGTCGCCCGCGCGTCGATGACGATGACGGTTTTCCCCTTGAGCCGGCAGAGCCCCCCGGCGATCGCGACGTCGTCCTGCGGGATCTTCTCGTAGCGGACCTCGACCCCGAGGCTCCAGGCCAGGGCCTCGAGCTGGTCCAGGGCGATGTGGTCGTCCACGCGTGCCTCCGGCGGTCCCGGTCGGCGGGAGCGGCGCCGTCCGTTCAGCCTTCGATCTGCTCGATCTCGATGTCCTGCCGGAAGAGATCGTCCGCGTACCGGCCGACCTTCTCCGTCATCCTTCTGGAGAGCCAGGCAAAGACGGGGGCCGTGGCCAGGCAGACCCAGCGGCCGGCGCCGCGCTGCACGACGCTGGAGCCGATCCTCGCGCCGAGGGCCGCGGCGATGCGCTGTGCCGCCTGGGTGCTGAGCGCCTTGACGATCATCCGCGAGCCCGCCCGCTGCACCAGCAGCCTCCCCGCCGTCACCCCCAGGGCGCAGCCGAAGACGTAGAGGACGAGCGTGCGGTTCACCCGGTCGAGCCTGCCGTGATACTTGGCGATCTTGTAGAGCAGATCGATCTGGATCCTGGTGACCGCCGCGAGCTCGGGCAGGATCGTTGCCATCCCGAAGGGCCCGGGCATCATCCCCGAGGCGAAGCTCACCGAGAAGGCCTTGTGGGCGGCACAATCGGTCATGTCCTCCGGGGTGCCGTCCACCTGGATCTCCTCCGGGTCGGGCGCGAGCCCCATCATCGTCTCGACGAACCACGTTTCGAAGCCGAACCCGTCCGTGCGCATTCCCCGTCCTTCCGTCAATCGTCTGCACCCGCCAGCGTACGCCCCAGCGCCTTCGCCTCCCTCAGCAGGGCCCGGTCGGCCAGGATGTCGCCCGCCCCCATGGCGCTGCCGTAGACCATCCCGACGATCTTCGCCCCCGCATAGCGGTAGGCGTCCTGGAAGGTCCGCAGGGCGTTGACGCACCCCGAGTCGAAGGGGTCCCCGCCGCCGTAGGCCATGGCGATGGCGATCCGCTTTCCCGCGAAGGGGTCCTTCCCGTAAGCGGGCAGGGCGAAGCAGCGGTCCATCCAGAGCTTCAGCTGGGCGGACATCGTGAACCAGTACACGGGGGAGGCGAGCACCCAGGCGTCGGCCTCCAGCATCTTGCGGTAGATGGGCTGCATGTCGTCGTCGATGGAGCAGCCCCGGCTCTTCGGTTTCTGGCAGGCGAAGCAGGCCTTGCAGGGGGCGATGGCGAGGCCATGGAGAAACAGGGTCTCCACGTCCGCCCCGGCGGCCTTCGCGCCCCGGGCGATCGCCTCCGCGAGCAGTGCGCTGTTGCCCTTCCGGCGGGGGCTGCCGAGCAGGACGAGGACGTTCCGCTTCTTGTTCATGTCGAGTCCCTCCGTTCCAGGGATTCCGGACGGGGGTAGTCTTCCACATCGGCGGGTCAAATGCAACGCCATTCGGCCTGCCGCTCACGGCCGGTGCGGGAATAGAAAAACCCCGCCGGGAGGCGGGGCCTTTCCGCGGAGGGGCGGTCCGATGGGGGGACCGCCTGACGGCATCCGCTCACTGGTATTTCGGGCCGGCCTTTCTGCCGCCGTTGGTGGGCTTCCCCTCACCGTCGCCCCTCATCCTCCGGGAGGTGGCCTGGGCCTTGAGGCTGTTGAAGATGGCGCCGGCCTTGCGCTCGGCCTCGAGCAGGACGGCGTTGCACTGCTCGACGGCATCGGACTTCCGGCGCACGGCAAACTGCTCCGCTTCCTCGCGGGCCGCCTTGACGATCTCCTCGGATTTGTGGACCGCGTTCTGCACCGCGGCCAGCAGCCGCTCGTGCTCCTTGTTGAGCTCTGCCAGGGTGCGCCCGATGAGGCTGGTGGTGACCATCTCCGCCTCCGCCCGGGTGCTCTGGATGATGGCCTCAGCCTTCACCCGGGCCTCGGCGATGAGGGAGTCGAAATTCTGCAGGGCCTCCTCGCTTCTGCCGTCATCCCAGTCGTCCGGCCCGGCTGCGGTCTCGGGCTGCGCGCCCGCGTCCCCGCGAACCGAGAGGGGACGCTCGAAGTCGGAGGCCGCCGCGGCCGATGCCAGAGCCTCCTTCGCCTCGGCCTCGATCTTCTCGGCCTTCTGCTTGGCATTCAGGATGACCTCGTCGGCCATGACCTTCGCCTGCTGGAGCATCAGCGCCGTTTCCCGGCGTGCCTTCTCGTGGGCCTCCCGCTCGGTCCTGCGCTTCAGGTCCGCAGCCTCCCTCTCGGCCGCGAGGCGGATCTGCTCGGCCTCTTCCTTCGCCCGGGCGATGATCTCCCCGGCGGCCCTTTCCGCCTCCTCGAGGGTCTGCCGGCTCTTCTCGGCCTCTTTCCGGGTGCCGAGGGTGGACCGGACGGTCTGCTCGGTCAGCCTCTTCTCGAGCTGGGCGTTCTGGGTGAGGATCTTGTCGAACTCCGCCGCCACGATCTTGAGGAAGCCCTTCACCTCCTCGGCGTCGACCCCCATCAGGCTCTGCTTGAATTTCCGGTTCTTGATCTCGCGGGGAGTAAAGGTCGTCATCGGTCCGCCTCGCAACCTTGAAGTTCAGGCTGCACCCGCTGCGCGGCGCGGCCGCCAAGGGGGTTCAACCTTACCCTTACTTCGGCCGCCGCCGGCGAATTCTTTAGCGGAATCCGGGGCCCGGGGCCGGGCCCGAGAATGGGCTTGACAGACCGGCCGAACCGTGGTGTAATCCGCGCACTTCGTGAAGGGAAGATGCCGCGATGGCAAACCAGGTGGGCATCCGTTACCTGGGCTGGTGGTGGTGGACCAACAGGAGTGCATCGGTCTGCCCATCGTAGAAATCAGCGGCACGAAGCAGAAAGCCGGAAGCAAGCCATGGGTGGATCACTCGCCTCCCATGGCTTTTTTGTATCGAGAAGGCCGCGGGGGCGGGACACCCGGCGGCCTTTTTTAACCCTGCAAAATCCCAGAAAGGAGGAGACAGCGTGATGAAGAAGCGGCAGTCAATCAGGAGATGGCTCATCGTGTTGGCCGCGGCGGCCCTGCTGGCGGGCCCGGCGGCAATCGCGGGCCCTGCACTGGCCACCGAGGGCGGGGGCGGGGCCTACCCGAACGGGGCGGAGGACTTCATGGCGGGGGCGCTCCCCCCGCCGGGGACCTATTTCAAGAACTATCTCACCTACTACACGGCCACCAAGTTCAGGGACAACGACGGCAACAGCGCCCCGGTCAATTTCGACCTCAAGGTCGCCGCCAATGTGCTCCGGTTCATCCACGTGACGAACGTGAAGGTCCTCGGGGCCGACTGGGCCGTCCATGCCTTCATCCCTCTCGCATACCAGGACGTGACGCTCGGCGGCCGTGACGACGACCGGTTCGGCCTGGGTGACATCATCGTCAACCCCTTCATCCTGGGCTGGCACTCCAGGAACTTCCACGTCGCGACGGGCCTCGACATCTACATCCCCACGGGGAGCTACAACAAGGACCGCCTGGCCAACATCGGCCGCAACTACTGGACCTTCGAGCCCGTCCTCGGCATGACCTACCTCAGCGACGGCGGCTTTGAGGTGTCGGCGAAGTTCATGTACGACTTCAACACGGAAAACGACGACACGAAGGTCAGGTCGGGCCAGGAGTTCCACTTCGATTACCTCGTCGGCTACCACCCGACCAAGGAGTGGGCCGTCGGTCTCAACGGCTACTGCTACTTCCAGGTCACCGAGGACCAGCTCAACGGCAACGACGTGGGCAACAAGGGCCGCGTCTTCGCCCTCGGTCCCGCGGTGCAGTACGGCTACAAGAACATGAGCTTTACGCTGAAGTGGCAGCCCGAGTTCGAGGCGCGCAACAAGCCCGAGGGCAACAAGTTCTGGTTCAACTTCCTCTACGCGTTCTGAGCGCCGGGGGCCGCCCGCCCGGCGCGGGCGGCCCCTTCGCCTTCGAAAATCGCTTGAAATCCCGG from Syntrophaceae bacterium includes these protein-coding regions:
- a CDS encoding flavodoxin family protein, whose protein sequence is MNKKRNVLVLLGSPRRKGNSALLAEAIARGAKAAGADVETLFLHGLAIAPCKACFACQKPKSRGCSIDDDMQPIYRKMLEADAWVLASPVYWFTMSAQLKLWMDRCFALPAYGKDPFAGKRIAIAMAYGGGDPFDSGCVNALRTFQDAYRYAGAKIVGMVYGSAMGAGDILADRALLREAKALGRTLAGADD